The Natribaculum luteum genome contains the following window.
TCGGTATACCGAGAGCACCGCGACGTGTTATGGACATCGCAGTTTACGCTCATCGAACTCCTGATGGTCGCCTACCGCGAGGAACGTGATACCGAACGCGTCGTTTCGAACGCCGCCAACCTCGTTGAGGTACGTGGTGATGTGGAGACGGTCGTTACGGCGGCGACATATGTGGAAGACCACGGGTTCACACCGTTCGACGCACTTCACCTCGTTGAATCGAATGGAGAGACCATCGTCTCAAGCGACGAGACGTACGAGGATGTCACATCCCGTCTGGACCTGAAGACGGTCGACGAGCACGAGGAGTGAGGCTCCGCAACCACTAAACGCGGCTCATCCCTACCACGATGCAATGACCGACTGGACGGAAAAGTACCGCCCGTCGACGCTGTCGGAGGTGCGGGGCAACAACAAGGCCCGCGACCAGTTGAAAGAGTGGGCCGAGACCTGGGACGACCACCGGAAGGCGGTCATCGTCCACGGCAGTCCGGGCGTCGGCAAGACCTCGGCCGCCCATGCGCTGGCCAACGACATGGGCTGGCCGGTCATGGAACTCAACGCGAGCGACGATCGGAAGGCCGACGTCATCGAGCGGGTCGCCGGCGAGGCCTCGAAAAGCGGCACGCTCACCGGCGGCGAGGCCGGCCGCCGACTCGTGATCCTGGACGAGGCGGACAACTTCCACGGCTCTGCGGACTACGGCGGCTCCCGGGAGGTCACGAAGGTCGTCAAGAACGCGAGCCAGCCGATCGTCCTGGTCGCAAACGAGTTCTACGACATGAGCCAGTCGCTGCGAAACGCCTGCGAGACGATCGAGTTTCGCGACGTCTCCAAACGGTCGATCGTCCCCGTCCTGCGGGACATCTGCCGACGCGAGGGCATCGAGTACGACGAGGCAGCCCTCGAGAAGATCGCCGACTCCACCTCCGGCGACCTCCGATCGGCGGTCAACGACCTCCAGGCGATCGCCGAGGAGGCAGAGACACTGACCGTCGACGACGTGGTCACGGGCGAGCGCGACCGCACGGAGGGCATCTTCGACTTCCTCGACGCGCTCATCAAGGAGGAAGACGCCGAAGGGGCGTTGCGATCGTCCTACGACGTCGACGAGACGCCGGACGACCTGCTCAACTGGATCGAGGATAACGTCCCCAAAGACTACGAGGGGGCGGAACTGGCCGACGCCTACGGCTTCCTCTCGAACGCCGACCGCTGGCTGGGACGCGTCCGGGCGACGCAGGACTACTCGTTCTGGCGGTACGCGACCGACAACATGACCGCGGGCGTCGCCGCCTCCCGTCGCGAACCCAAAGGCGGCTGGACCCGTTACGGCCCGCCGAGTTACTGGTCGAAACTCGGCCGAACCCGCGGGACGCGCGACACCCGCGACTCGATCGCCGAACGGATCGCCGAACGCGAGGGAACGAGCGTCGCGACCGCGCGCCGCGAGATCGTCCCGTTCCTCTCGGAACTGACCCACCACTGCCGAAACCGGGACCTGACGATCCGGATGGCCGCCGCCTACGACTTCGACGCGGACGACGTCTCGTTCGTCACTGGAAGCGGTACCGACACCAACAAAGTGCAGTCGATCGTCGAGGAAGCGGTGGAACGAAAGATAGAGGAGACGGTCGAACGGTCTGGAAACGCCTTCTTCGACAGTTCTGGGTCGGACGGCGACGACACAGCGGACGCCGACTCGAGCGACGA
Protein-coding sequences here:
- a CDS encoding PIN domain-containing protein translates to MYAETDFLLALIKDDDWLGDAVESVYREHRDVLWTSQFTLIELLMVAYREERDTERVVSNAANLVEVRGDVETVVTAATYVEDHGFTPFDALHLVESNGETIVSSDETYEDVTSRLDLKTVDEHEE
- a CDS encoding replication factor C large subunit, whose amino-acid sequence is MTDWTEKYRPSTLSEVRGNNKARDQLKEWAETWDDHRKAVIVHGSPGVGKTSAAHALANDMGWPVMELNASDDRKADVIERVAGEASKSGTLTGGEAGRRLVILDEADNFHGSADYGGSREVTKVVKNASQPIVLVANEFYDMSQSLRNACETIEFRDVSKRSIVPVLRDICRREGIEYDEAALEKIADSTSGDLRSAVNDLQAIAEEAETLTVDDVVTGERDRTEGIFDFLDALIKEEDAEGALRSSYDVDETPDDLLNWIEDNVPKDYEGAELADAYGFLSNADRWLGRVRATQDYSFWRYATDNMTAGVAASRREPKGGWTRYGPPSYWSKLGRTRGTRDTRDSIAERIAEREGTSVATARREIVPFLSELTHHCRNRDLTIRMAAAYDFDADDVSFVTGSGTDTNKVQSIVEEAVERKIEETVERSGNAFFDSSGSDGDDTADADSSDEASDSADQQTLDASSDEPNDDDRGEDATDDNQSGLSDFL